The Alphaproteobacteria bacterium genome contains a region encoding:
- a CDS encoding uracil-DNA glycosylase yields MRKSEDSEPPQDCPLCPRLVAFRDQWRIKEPDWFNAPVHSFGPIDARLLIVGLAPGLRGANRTGRPFTGDYAGDLLYETLIDFGFARGHYDERPDDGLTLIGARITNAVHCVPPENKPTPAEIKTCRDAFLVRRLPGMPNLRAVVMLGRISHDSTVRALGQKPSAVPFGHGSRHQIGDLALFDSYHCSRYNTNTGVLTTEMFRKVFADVRAYLDA; encoded by the coding sequence ATGCGCAAATCAGAAGACAGCGAGCCGCCGCAGGATTGTCCGCTCTGCCCGCGTCTCGTCGCGTTTCGCGACCAGTGGCGCATAAAGGAGCCTGACTGGTTCAACGCCCCGGTCCATTCCTTCGGGCCGATCGACGCGCGGCTCCTGATCGTCGGCCTCGCCCCCGGCCTGCGCGGCGCAAACCGGACCGGGCGCCCATTCACCGGCGACTACGCGGGCGACCTGCTCTACGAGACGCTGATCGACTTCGGCTTCGCGCGCGGCCACTACGATGAGCGGCCGGACGACGGCCTGACGTTGATCGGCGCGCGGATCACAAATGCCGTTCACTGCGTGCCGCCGGAGAACAAGCCGACGCCGGCGGAAATCAAGACGTGCCGCGATGCGTTTCTGGTGCGCCGCCTCCCGGGCATGCCGAATTTGCGCGCCGTCGTCATGCTGGGGCGCATCTCGCATGACTCGACCGTGCGCGCGCTTGGACAGAAGCCTTCCGCCGTGCCTTTCGGGCACGGCTCACGGCATCAGATCGGCGATCTTGCGCTGTTCGATAGCTATCACTGCTCGCGCTACAACACCAACACCGGCGTGCTGACGACCGAGATGTTCCGCAAGGTGTTCGCGGACGTGCGCGCTTACCTGGATGCGTGA
- a CDS encoding NYN domain-containing protein gives MAVPSEKSALFIDGANLYATAKTLGFDIDYKRLLREFQSRGYLLRAFYFTAVVEDQEYSSIRPLIDWLDYNGYTVVTKATKEFVDQSGRRKVKGSMDIELAVHAMEIAPHVDHILLFSGDGDFRSLVEAIQRKGVRVTVVSTISTQPPMVADELRRQADIFLDIVELQGKIGRDPGERTARPPRDDQRGERGHTPSFLQRPTAPAPQRAGAADEDFDEE, from the coding sequence ATGGCCGTCCCCTCCGAGAAAAGCGCGCTGTTCATCGACGGCGCCAATCTTTATGCCACCGCAAAGACGCTGGGCTTCGACATCGACTACAAGCGGCTGCTGCGTGAGTTTCAGTCGCGCGGTTATCTGCTGCGGGCATTTTATTTTACCGCTGTCGTGGAGGACCAGGAGTATTCCTCGATCCGCCCCCTGATCGATTGGCTCGACTACAACGGCTACACCGTCGTCACCAAGGCGACCAAGGAGTTCGTCGACCAGTCCGGCCGCCGCAAGGTGAAAGGGAGCATGGACATCGAGCTTGCGGTGCATGCGATGGAAATCGCGCCGCATGTCGACCATATCTTGCTGTTCTCCGGCGACGGTGATTTCCGCTCGCTGGTCGAGGCCATCCAGCGCAAGGGCGTGCGCGTGACGGTGGTGTCCACGATCTCCACTCAGCCGCCGATGGTCGCGGACGAACTGCGCCGCCAGGCCGACATCTTCCTCGACATCGTGGAATTGCAGGGCAAGATCGGCCGCGATCCGGGCGAGCGCACGGCGCGCCCGCCGCGCGACGATCAGCGCGGCGAGCGCGGTCACACCCCGTCATTCCTCCAGCGCCCCACCGCGCCCGCCCCGCAGCGGGCCGGTGCCGCGGACGAGGACTTTGACGAAGAATAA
- the rpoZ gene encoding DNA-directed RNA polymerase subunit omega — protein MARVTVEDCIDKVENRFDLVLLASHRARMVSSGAPITIERDNDKNPVVALREIADETISPGDLREDLIHSLQKYVEVDEPEPESVPLIGASGGSVDADDTEVTTDRMTEEELLKGLEGLAPPEEKPEPEIEVGDEDL, from the coding sequence ATGGCTCGTGTCACCGTGGAAGACTGCATCGACAAGGTCGAAAACCGGTTTGATCTCGTATTGCTGGCGAGCCACCGCGCCCGCATGGTCTCCTCCGGAGCCCCGATTACCATCGAGCGCGACAACGACAAGAACCCTGTCGTGGCGCTGCGCGAGATCGCCGACGAGACGATTTCGCCGGGTGACCTACGGGAAGACCTGATCCACTCGCTGCAGAAGTACGTCGAAGTGGACGAGCCGGAGCCCGAATCGGTGCCGCTCATCGGCGCTTCCGGCGGCAGTGTCGATGCCGACGATACCGAGGTTACGACCGATCGGATGACCGAGGAAGAACTGCTCAAGGGCCTCGAGGGCCTCGCGCCTCCGGAGGAGAAGCCGGAGCCCGAGATCGAGGTCGGCGACGAAGACCTCTAA
- a CDS encoding bifunctional (p)ppGpp synthetase/guanosine-3',5'-bis(diphosphate) 3'-pyrophosphohydrolase — MADAPPIAPVVAEPPKRRKPRMMRQYDLIDRVKNYNPNANEDLLNRAYVYAMKAHGTQTRASGDPYFSHPLEVAAILTDLKLDDATIVAALLHDTIEDTAATKAEIDEKFGPEIGALVDGLTKLKKLDLVTREAKQAENLRKLLLAIAADVRVLLIKLADRLHNMRTLDFMPVEARRRTAEETLDIYAPLAGRMGMHEMREELENLAFHELNPEAFEVICERLAALAARSKSVVTEIERQLTKKLADRGIVAEVTGRQKRPYSTWRKMERKSIGFEQLSDLVGYRVLVDTVEECYQALGVVHTTWQMIPSRFKDYISTPKQNDYRSLHTTIVGPGKQRVELQIRTRDMHEIAEYGIAAHALYKDGHGSPSEMLSRESSAYAWLRHTIELLAEGSNPEEFLEHTKLELFHDQVFCFTPKGRLIALPRKATAIDFAYAVHTDVGNSAVGAKINGKIAPLVSELANGDEVEIAASKSQTSPPAAWESVVVTGKARAAIRRATRAAVRTQYVGFGRQMVERLFHRAKKDYSDEKLQGALPRLARHSVDEVMAAVGRGEMRASDVARAMYPDYKEERVARVAPPKPESGWFGLSKVKSLIFRVPDGKDVSGAIPIRGVSGELPVRFAPNGGAVPGDRIVGIMTPGEGITIYPIQSPALKAFEETPDNWLDVRWDVEEESPQRFPARIKVHSVNEPGTLAQVAQVIAEHDGNIDNVRMQRGSPDFTELLIDLEVYDLKHLNAIIAQLKAKEVVARVERGERVVPGKSPLPQ, encoded by the coding sequence ATGGCCGATGCGCCGCCCATCGCCCCCGTCGTTGCCGAGCCGCCGAAGCGGCGCAAGCCGCGGATGATGCGGCAATACGATCTGATCGATCGGGTCAAAAACTACAATCCGAACGCCAACGAGGACCTGCTCAACCGCGCCTACGTGTACGCGATGAAAGCACACGGCACCCAGACGCGGGCCTCGGGCGATCCCTATTTCTCGCACCCGCTCGAAGTCGCCGCGATCCTGACCGACCTCAAGCTCGATGACGCCACCATCGTGGCGGCGTTGCTGCACGACACGATCGAGGACACCGCCGCAACCAAGGCCGAGATCGACGAGAAGTTCGGTCCCGAAATCGGCGCGCTGGTCGATGGCCTGACCAAGCTGAAGAAACTCGACCTCGTCACGCGCGAGGCGAAGCAGGCCGAGAATCTGCGCAAGCTGCTGCTCGCGATCGCCGCCGACGTGCGCGTGCTGCTGATCAAGCTCGCCGACCGCCTGCACAACATGCGCACGCTCGACTTCATGCCGGTCGAGGCGCGGCGGCGCACCGCCGAGGAAACGCTCGACATCTATGCGCCGCTCGCCGGCCGAATGGGCATGCACGAGATGCGCGAGGAGCTCGAGAACCTGGCGTTCCACGAGCTCAATCCCGAGGCATTCGAGGTGATCTGCGAGCGGCTCGCGGCGCTCGCGGCGCGCAGCAAGAGCGTGGTGACCGAGATCGAGCGGCAACTCACCAAGAAGCTCGCCGACCGCGGCATCGTCGCCGAGGTCACGGGACGGCAGAAGCGCCCCTATTCGACCTGGCGCAAGATGGAGCGCAAGTCGATCGGCTTCGAGCAGCTGTCCGACCTCGTCGGATACCGCGTGCTCGTCGACACGGTCGAGGAGTGCTACCAGGCACTCGGTGTCGTGCATACGACGTGGCAGATGATCCCGTCGCGCTTCAAGGACTACATCTCGACGCCGAAGCAGAACGACTATCGCTCGCTGCACACCACGATCGTCGGGCCCGGCAAGCAGCGCGTCGAACTGCAGATCCGCACCCGCGACATGCACGAGATCGCCGAATACGGGATCGCGGCGCACGCACTTTACAAGGACGGGCACGGCTCGCCCTCGGAAATGCTCTCGCGCGAAAGCAGTGCCTACGCCTGGCTGCGCCATACCATCGAGTTGCTGGCGGAGGGGTCGAACCCGGAAGAGTTCCTCGAGCACACCAAGCTGGAGCTGTTCCACGACCAGGTGTTCTGCTTCACGCCCAAGGGCCGTCTGATCGCGCTGCCGCGCAAGGCGACGGCGATCGACTTTGCCTATGCGGTGCATACCGACGTCGGCAATAGCGCGGTCGGCGCCAAGATCAACGGCAAGATCGCGCCGCTTGTCTCGGAGCTCGCGAACGGCGACGAGGTAGAAATCGCTGCGTCGAAATCGCAGACGTCGCCGCCCGCCGCATGGGAATCGGTGGTGGTCACCGGCAAGGCGCGCGCCGCGATCAGGCGCGCGACGCGCGCGGCGGTGCGCACGCAATACGTCGGGTTCGGGCGGCAGATGGTCGAGCGCCTCTTCCATCGTGCCAAGAAGGATTATTCGGACGAGAAGTTGCAGGGCGCGCTGCCGCGGCTTGCGCGTCACTCGGTCGACGAGGTGATGGCGGCGGTCGGGCGCGGCGAGATGCGCGCCTCCGACGTCGCGCGAGCGATGTACCCTGATTACAAGGAGGAGCGTGTCGCCCGTGTCGCCCCGCCGAAGCCGGAAAGCGGCTGGTTCGGTCTCAGCAAGGTCAAATCGCTGATCTTCCGCGTGCCGGACGGCAAGGATGTGAGCGGCGCGATCCCGATCCGCGGCGTGTCGGGGGAGTTGCCGGTGCGCTTTGCGCCGAACGGCGGTGCCGTGCCGGGCGACCGCATCGTCGGCATCATGACGCCGGGCGAGGGGATCACGATCTACCCGATCCAGTCGCCCGCGCTGAAAGCCTTCGAGGAGACGCCCGACAACTGGCTCGACGTGCGCTGGGATGTCGAGGAGGAGAGCCCGCAGCGTTTCCCGGCGCGCATCAAGGTGCATTCGGTCAACGAGCCGGGCACGCTCGCCCAGGTCGCCCAGGTGATCGCCGAGCACGACGGCAACATCGATAATGTGCGCATGCAGCGCGGCTCTCCGGATTTCACCGAACTCCTGATCGATCTCGAGGTCTACGACCTCAAGCACCTCAATGCGATCATCGCGCAGCTCAAGGCGAAGGAGGTCGTCGCCAGGGTCGAGCGGGGTGAACGAGTAGTTCCGGGCAAGTCGCCATTACCACAATGA
- a CDS encoding pyridoxine 5'-phosphate synthase, translating into MSANKLRLGVNIDHVATIRNARGGRHPDPVKAALLAVEAGADGITAHLREDRRHIRDDDITRLTAQLTKPLNFEMAATREMVDIALKARPHAACIVPERRQELTTEGGLDVVRQHNHLVPVIAELKAAGIRVSLFIAADPKQIETAAEVGAPVIEIHTGAWCEAVIDGHETMAAMEFERIRKGATRAKSLGLEVHAGHGLDLATAETIAALPEIVELNIGHFLVGEAILGGLSGTVKAMRAAMDRGLARR; encoded by the coding sequence ATGTCGGCAAACAAACTCCGCCTCGGCGTCAACATCGATCACGTCGCGACCATCCGCAACGCGCGCGGCGGCAGGCACCCCGACCCGGTGAAGGCGGCGCTGCTCGCGGTCGAGGCCGGCGCCGACGGCATTACGGCGCATCTGCGCGAGGACCGCCGCCATATCCGCGACGACGACATCACACGGCTTACGGCGCAGCTGACCAAGCCCTTGAACTTCGAGATGGCGGCGACGCGCGAGATGGTCGACATCGCGCTGAAAGCGCGGCCCCATGCCGCCTGCATTGTGCCGGAGCGGCGGCAGGAGTTGACCACCGAAGGCGGGCTCGACGTCGTGCGCCAGCACAATCACCTGGTGCCGGTCATTGCCGAACTAAAGGCGGCCGGCATCCGCGTCTCGCTGTTCATCGCGGCCGATCCAAAGCAGATCGAAACGGCCGCCGAGGTCGGCGCGCCGGTGATCGAGATTCACACCGGCGCCTGGTGCGAAGCTGTCATCGACGGGCACGAAACCATGGCGGCGATGGAGTTCGAGCGCATCCGCAAGGGCGCAACACGCGCGAAATCGCTCGGGCTGGAAGTCCACGCGGGGCATGGGCTCGATCTTGCCACCGCCGAGACGATCGCGGCGCTGCCGGAGATCGTCGAACTCAATATCGGGCACTTCCTCGTCGGCGAAGCGATCTTGGGCGGCCTGTCCGGCACGGTGAAAGCCATGCGCGCCGCGATGGACCGAGGGCTGGCGCGCCGATGA
- the acpS gene encoding holo-ACP synthase, with protein MIIGIGSDITDIRRIEKVIERHGERFLSRIFTDTERARAERRAKSAETYAKRFAAKEACAKALGTGIRQGVWWRDMGVVNLPSGRPTMKLTGGAAARLAKLIPPGHEARIDVSITDEYPLAQAFVVISVVPVGTPG; from the coding sequence ATGATCATCGGCATCGGCTCGGACATCACCGACATCCGCCGCATCGAGAAGGTGATCGAGCGCCACGGCGAGCGCTTCCTGTCGCGCATCTTCACCGATACCGAACGCGCGCGGGCGGAGCGGCGCGCCAAGAGCGCGGAGACCTACGCGAAGCGCTTCGCCGCCAAGGAGGCCTGCGCCAAGGCGCTCGGCACCGGCATCCGGCAGGGGGTGTGGTGGCGCGATATGGGGGTGGTCAATCTCCCATCCGGACGCCCGACCATGAAACTGACCGGGGGCGCGGCGGCGCGTCTCGCCAAGCTCATTCCGCCCGGCCACGAGGCACGCATCGACGTAAGCATCACCGACGAATACCCGCTGGCGCAAGCGTTCGTCGTGATCTCGGTAGTGCCGGTTGGAACGCCGGGGTGA
- the lepB gene encoding signal peptidase I: protein MTTTEQKRKEGGFAETVRVVVHALIIAVVIRTFLFQPFNIPSGSMMATLLIGDYLFVSKYTYGYSRYSFPFSPPLFTGRDPILGKGPQRGDVVVFRLPRDDTTDYIKRVIGLPGDKIQMIDGVLNINGEPIKRERAEDFVGTEDGPGIKRIKRWRETLPNGVVYYTLDLVDNSFYDNTPVYTVPPDHYFMMGDNRDNSTDSRVLSQVGYVPIDNIVGRAELIFFSVGEGEPAWKVWRWPWVVRWDRLFTIVR from the coding sequence GTGACCACCACCGAACAAAAGCGGAAGGAAGGCGGATTCGCCGAAACGGTACGCGTGGTCGTCCACGCCCTGATCATCGCGGTCGTGATCCGGACTTTCCTGTTCCAGCCGTTCAATATCCCGTCCGGCTCGATGATGGCGACGCTGCTGATCGGCGACTATCTGTTCGTTTCCAAATACACGTACGGCTACAGCCGCTACTCGTTCCCGTTCTCGCCGCCGCTGTTTACCGGGCGCGACCCGATCCTCGGCAAGGGGCCGCAGCGCGGCGACGTGGTGGTGTTCCGCCTGCCGCGCGACGACACCACCGATTACATCAAGCGGGTCATCGGCTTGCCGGGCGACAAGATCCAGATGATCGACGGCGTGCTCAATATCAACGGCGAGCCGATCAAGCGCGAGCGTGCGGAAGATTTCGTCGGCACCGAGGACGGTCCGGGGATCAAGCGGATCAAGCGCTGGAGAGAGACGCTGCCGAACGGCGTCGTCTATTACACGCTCGATCTGGTCGACAACTCGTTCTACGACAACACGCCGGTCTACACCGTTCCGCCCGACCACTACTTCATGATGGGCGACAACCGCGACAACTCGACCGACAGCCGCGTGCTGAGCCAGGTCGGCTACGTGCCGATCGACAACATCGTCGGCCGCGCCGAGCTCATCTTCTTCTCGGTCGGCGAAGGCGAGCCCGCGTGGAAAGTGTGGCGCTGGCCATGGGTCGTGCGCTGGGACCGGTTGTTCACGATCGTTCGATGA
- the rnc gene encoding ribonuclease III, producing MSRKAKNTLAREELEKRIGYTFADKSILDRALTHISAASPKQGRGGSYQRLEFLGDHVLGLAVSDMLYRAFPKGDEGELSRRLADLVRRESCADVARAIDLGTALRLGGSEVNAGGRRRTATLADVCEALIGAVFVDGGYPAAAALIERLWHDRMMTPARPLRDPKTMLQEWAQGRGLPTPSYREVERKGPHHNPEFRVAVDVPKLAPAEGIGRSKRAAEQAAAAAMLTREGIDANG from the coding sequence ATGAGCCGCAAGGCGAAGAATACACTCGCCCGCGAAGAGCTTGAGAAGCGGATCGGCTACACGTTTGCCGACAAGTCGATCCTTGATCGTGCGCTGACCCACATCTCGGCGGCGTCTCCGAAACAGGGGCGCGGCGGCAGCTACCAGCGGCTCGAATTTCTCGGCGACCATGTGCTGGGTCTCGCAGTGTCCGACATGCTCTATCGCGCGTTCCCGAAAGGGGACGAGGGGGAGCTCTCGCGCCGGCTCGCCGATCTGGTGCGGCGCGAGAGCTGCGCAGACGTCGCGCGCGCGATCGATCTTGGAACGGCACTGCGGCTCGGCGGCTCGGAGGTCAACGCCGGCGGGCGGCGGCGCACCGCAACGCTCGCCGACGTGTGCGAGGCGCTGATCGGCGCGGTCTTTGTCGACGGCGGCTATCCGGCGGCCGCGGCGCTGATCGAGCGGTTGTGGCACGATCGGATGATGACCCCGGCGCGGCCGTTGCGCGATCCGAAAACGATGTTGCAGGAATGGGCGCAGGGGCGCGGGCTGCCGACGCCGAGCTACCGGGAGGTCGAGCGCAAGGGTCCGCACCACAATCCGGAATTCCGCGTCGCCGTCGATGTCCCGAAGCTCGCGCCGGCCGAGGGCATCGGCCGCTCCAAGCGAGCAGCCGAGCAGGCCGCCGCCGCCGCGATGCTGACACGCGAGGGCATAGACGCGAATGGCTGA
- the era gene encoding GTPase Era — MADRESDVPSPPQDEKRRCGFIALIGAPNAGKSTLTNVLVGSKVSIVSRKVQTTRALVRGVAIVGDAQLVLMDTPGIFAPRRRLDRAMVTTAWGGAHDADIVVLLIDARKGIDEEAETILGKLDELPQPKVLVLNKVDLTEKSALLALAQAANEKAKFDASFMVSALAGDGVDALKTWLAEHSPQGPWHYPEDQISDAPIRSLAAEITREKLFDRLHQELPYQATVETDTWKDLRDGSARVEQTIYVERESQRKIVLGKGGATIKAIGAEARKEISELAEQKVHLFLFVKVREGWGDDPERYRSMGIEFPKE; from the coding sequence ATGGCTGATCGCGAGAGCGACGTTCCGTCGCCGCCGCAGGATGAGAAGCGGCGCTGCGGCTTCATTGCGCTGATCGGGGCGCCAAATGCCGGCAAATCGACGCTCACCAACGTCCTGGTCGGGTCGAAGGTGTCGATCGTTTCCCGCAAGGTGCAGACCACCCGCGCGCTGGTGCGCGGGGTCGCGATTGTCGGGGACGCGCAGCTTGTTCTCATGGACACGCCGGGCATCTTCGCGCCGCGCCGCAGGCTCGACCGCGCCATGGTGACGACCGCCTGGGGCGGCGCGCATGACGCCGACATCGTCGTTCTGCTGATCGATGCCCGGAAAGGAATCGACGAGGAAGCCGAGACGATCCTGGGCAAGCTTGACGAGTTGCCGCAGCCCAAGGTCCTGGTGCTGAACAAGGTCGATCTGACCGAGAAGTCAGCGCTGCTCGCGCTCGCGCAAGCGGCGAACGAAAAAGCCAAATTCGATGCGAGCTTCATGGTGTCGGCGCTCGCCGGCGACGGCGTCGACGCGCTGAAGACCTGGCTCGCCGAGCATTCGCCGCAGGGACCGTGGCATTACCCCGAGGACCAGATCTCCGACGCGCCGATCCGCTCACTTGCCGCCGAGATCACCCGGGAGAAACTGTTCGACCGGCTGCATCAGGAATTGCCGTATCAGGCAACGGTCGAGACCGATACCTGGAAGGATCTGCGCGACGGCTCGGCGCGTGTCGAGCAGACGATCTACGTGGAGCGCGAAAGCCAGCGCAAGATCGTGCTCGGCAAGGGCGGCGCGACCATCAAGGCGATCGGCGCGGAGGCCCGCAAGGAGATTTCAGAGCTTGCCGAGCAGAAGGTGCACCTGTTCCTGTTCGTGAAGGTGCGCGAAGGGTGGGGCGATGATCCCGAGCGATATCGCAGCATGGGGATCGAGTTTCCGAAGGAGTGA